A genomic window from Streptomyces sp. HUAS YS2 includes:
- a CDS encoding SpoIIE family protein phosphatase, producing the protein MRGERSKSPRILRSVAGQVFALTAMIVVLLSTAAVVALVLQARYDSERDARNRSLASAEAFAHSPGMEAALKSGDPTAALQPLTEAARTASGLDFIAVMTPDGLRYTDARPELIGQKATGNIQRAAGGESFTELYKGEPADGVRAIVPIRDTHGVVIALVSTGVELQNISDVVEGQLPLIISAGVVTLALAIGGAFLVSRRLRRQTRGLGPDELSRMNEHHEAVLHAVREGVLIIGPDRRLMLANDEARRLLGLTADAEGRHVTELGLEPRTSALLASGRPATDEVHLSGDRLLAVNVRPTEGFGGRHTGTVMTLRDSTELAVVSGRAEVTGRRLHLLYDAGVRIGTTLDVVRTAEELAEVAVPRFADFVTVELLDPVLRGEEPSGAYTEMRRAALSGVRAENPLQPVGDVVRFVVPTTPMAVALDEGRAVLEADLTTAEGWRMQDPEGAAQALTYGLHSLVAAPLQARGVVLGMANFWRADAPEPFDEEDLSFAEELAARAAVSIDNARRFTREHTMAVALQRSLLPRALPEQTAVSVASRYLPAEAGVGGDWFDVIPLPGARVALVVGDVVGHGVHAAATMGRLRTAVLNFSTLDLPPDELLGHLDELIDRIDRIDQSAAEEDGEGQSGGGSRASITGATCLYALYDPTDGRCTMASAGHPGPALVHPDGRVEFPDLPAGLPLGVGIGGVPFESVEVELPEASRLVLFTDGLLEDRGRDFETGLGLLREALARPTRTPEQTCADVLAALLLPAPSDDIALLVAETRLLEPRRIAQWDVPADPAQVSRIRQAASAQLEEWGLGDIVFTTELILSELVTNAIRYGGEPIRVRLLRDRGLICEVSDSSSTSPHLRYAATTDEGGRGLFLVAQLAERWGTRYTQRGKVIWAEMEFGGGGAGPEGPVPDLDALESLAW; encoded by the coding sequence ATGCGGGGCGAGCGCTCCAAGTCCCCCCGGATCCTGCGCAGCGTCGCGGGGCAGGTGTTCGCGCTGACGGCGATGATCGTGGTGCTGTTGAGCACCGCGGCGGTGGTGGCGCTCGTCCTGCAGGCCCGGTACGACAGCGAGCGCGACGCCCGCAACCGGTCCCTGGCCTCCGCCGAGGCGTTCGCCCACTCCCCCGGCATGGAGGCCGCTCTGAAGTCCGGCGACCCGACGGCGGCGCTGCAGCCGCTGACGGAGGCCGCGCGGACCGCGTCGGGTCTCGACTTCATCGCCGTGATGACGCCGGACGGGTTGCGCTACACCGACGCGCGCCCGGAGCTGATCGGACAGAAGGCCACCGGGAACATACAGCGCGCGGCGGGCGGGGAGTCGTTCACCGAGCTCTACAAGGGCGAGCCGGCGGACGGGGTGCGAGCCATCGTGCCCATCCGGGACACGCACGGTGTGGTGATCGCTCTGGTCAGCACCGGGGTCGAGCTGCAGAACATCTCCGACGTGGTGGAGGGCCAGCTCCCGTTGATCATCAGTGCCGGTGTGGTCACGCTGGCGCTCGCGATCGGCGGCGCGTTCCTGGTGAGCCGTCGGCTCCGGCGGCAGACCCGTGGCCTGGGCCCGGACGAGCTGTCCCGGATGAACGAGCATCACGAGGCGGTGCTGCACGCGGTCCGCGAGGGTGTGCTCATCATCGGGCCCGACCGCCGGCTGATGCTCGCCAACGACGAGGCGCGCCGGCTGCTGGGGCTGACGGCCGACGCGGAGGGCCGGCACGTCACTGAACTGGGCCTGGAGCCGCGGACGTCCGCGCTGCTGGCCTCCGGTCGGCCGGCCACGGACGAGGTGCATCTGTCCGGCGACCGGCTGCTCGCGGTGAACGTCCGCCCGACCGAGGGCTTCGGGGGCCGGCACACCGGCACGGTGATGACGCTGCGGGACTCGACGGAGCTGGCGGTGGTGTCCGGGCGGGCGGAGGTCACCGGGCGCCGGCTGCATCTGCTGTACGACGCCGGCGTGCGGATCGGTACGACGCTGGACGTGGTGCGGACGGCGGAGGAGCTGGCGGAGGTGGCGGTGCCGCGGTTCGCGGACTTCGTCACGGTGGAGCTGCTGGATCCGGTGCTGCGCGGCGAAGAGCCGTCGGGCGCGTACACGGAGATGCGGCGGGCCGCGCTGTCCGGAGTCCGCGCCGAGAACCCGCTGCAGCCGGTGGGCGACGTGGTCCGTTTCGTGGTGCCGACGACGCCGATGGCGGTGGCGCTGGACGAGGGCCGGGCGGTTCTGGAGGCGGACCTCACGACGGCCGAGGGGTGGAGGATGCAGGACCCGGAGGGTGCGGCGCAGGCTCTCACGTACGGCCTGCACTCGCTGGTCGCGGCGCCGTTGCAGGCCCGCGGGGTGGTCCTGGGCATGGCGAACTTCTGGCGGGCGGACGCCCCGGAGCCGTTCGACGAGGAGGATCTGTCGTTCGCCGAGGAGCTGGCGGCGCGGGCGGCGGTCTCCATCGACAACGCGCGCCGGTTCACCCGGGAGCACACGATGGCGGTGGCGCTGCAGCGCAGTCTGCTGCCGCGGGCGCTGCCGGAGCAGACCGCGGTGTCGGTCGCCTCGCGCTACCTGCCGGCGGAGGCGGGGGTGGGCGGGGACTGGTTCGACGTGATCCCGCTGCCGGGCGCGCGCGTGGCGCTGGTGGTCGGGGACGTGGTGGGGCACGGGGTGCACGCGGCGGCGACGATGGGGCGGCTGCGGACGGCAGTGCTGAACTTCTCGACGCTGGACCTGCCGCCGGACGAGCTGCTCGGGCATCTGGACGAGCTGATCGACCGGATCGACCGGATCGACCAGTCGGCGGCCGAGGAGGACGGCGAGGGGCAGTCGGGCGGCGGATCGCGCGCGAGCATCACCGGCGCGACCTGTCTGTACGCGCTGTACGACCCGACGGACGGGCGCTGCACGATGGCGAGTGCGGGGCATCCGGGTCCGGCGCTGGTCCATCCGGACGGCCGGGTCGAGTTCCCGGACCTGCCGGCCGGGCTGCCGCTGGGGGTGGGGATCGGCGGGGTGCCGTTCGAGTCGGTGGAGGTGGAGCTGCCGGAGGCGAGCCGGCTGGTGCTGTTCACCGACGGCCTGCTCGAGGACCGGGGCCGGGACTTCGAGACCGGACTGGGGCTGCTGCGGGAGGCTCTGGCCCGCCCGACGCGTACGCCGGAGCAGACGTGTGCGGACGTGCTGGCGGCGCTGCTGCTGCCGGCGCCGAGCGACGACATCGCGCTGCTGGTCGCGGAGACCCGGCTGCTGGAGCCCCGGCGGATCGCGCAGTGGGACGTTCCGGCGGATCCGGCGCAGGTGAGCCGGATCCGGCAGGCGGCGTCGGCGCAACTCGAGGAATGGGGGCTCGGCGACATCGTGTTCACGACCGAGCTGATCCTCAGCGAGCTGGTCACGAACGCGATCCGGTACGGCGGGGAGCCGATCCGGGTGCGGCTGCTGCGCGACCGGGGTCTGATCTGCGAGGTGTCGGACAGCAGCAGCACCTCGCCGCACCTGCGGTACGCGGCGACGACCGACGAGGGCGGGCGCGGGCTGTTCCTGGTGGCGCAGCTCGCCGAGCGGTGGGGGACGCGGTACACGCAGCGCGGCAAGGTGATCTGGGCCGAGATGGAGTTCGGCGGCGGGGGCGCGGGGCCCGAGGGGCCGGTGCCGGATCTGGACGCGCTGGAGAGCCTGGCTTGGTGA
- a CDS encoding SpoIIE family protein phosphatase → MTAESFRADDEGATGVPSGPRGLLDILGVAAVLLDVNGRIALWSPHAEELFGYSAAEALGQYAAPLLVDEEHLDEVVQLFARVLTSGESWAGTFPIRHKNGDTRLVEFRNMRLQDDLGDWYALGIAADHSTVSRVEANLALSEQLVAQSPTGLALLDTELRYALVNPTIARMNGVPAEEHVGRRIHEVLPHLDPAPVEKLLREVLRTGTPIVDMYMAVETPATPHEERTYSVSFNRLVGPHGRILGVACSVVDVTERHRASKEAERSRRRLALIADASARVGTTLEVERTARELVDVTVPELADVAAVDVLDSVLSLRRPGAPDRGPELFRALAIKTEGPSEAAEAADPTGRPAMYGEDRLVTECVHTGRPVSVPHVGPEDLLRIARNPEAAEHLRRAGVHSYLAVPLIARGEVLGALTLARTNDPLPFDEDDVLLAGELAARAAVSIDNARWYQSVRNSAVTLQRSLLPGQPAHAPGLEVAARYVPAHASSEVGGDWYDVIPLSGDKTALVVGDVMGSGIDAAATMGRLRTATCAFADLDLDPAEVLRHLDRITEGLEHYIATCLYAVYDPRRGECRMANAGHLPPVLVHAGPRPAELVDLPSGVPLGVGGVSFETTRVPFGVGDRLVLYTDGLVETRHDPLDERLAALVALLEVNGRSLEETCDRLLDAMRNPGDPDDVALLVARSRPPGGGAG, encoded by the coding sequence GTGACGGCCGAATCCTTCCGGGCGGACGACGAGGGGGCGACGGGTGTGCCGTCGGGGCCGCGGGGGCTGCTCGACATACTCGGCGTCGCCGCCGTCCTGCTGGACGTCAACGGGCGGATCGCGCTCTGGAGCCCGCACGCCGAGGAGCTGTTCGGCTACAGCGCCGCCGAGGCGCTGGGCCAGTACGCCGCCCCGCTGCTGGTGGACGAGGAGCACCTGGACGAGGTGGTCCAGCTGTTCGCCCGGGTCCTGACCAGCGGGGAGAGCTGGGCGGGCACGTTCCCGATACGGCACAAGAACGGCGACACGCGGCTGGTGGAGTTCCGCAACATGCGGCTGCAGGACGACCTGGGTGACTGGTACGCGCTCGGCATCGCCGCCGACCACTCCACGGTCAGCCGGGTCGAGGCGAACCTCGCGCTGTCCGAGCAGCTGGTCGCGCAGTCCCCGACGGGTCTGGCCCTGCTGGACACCGAGCTGCGATACGCACTGGTCAACCCCACCATCGCCCGTATGAACGGAGTGCCTGCGGAAGAGCACGTGGGGCGCCGCATCCACGAGGTGCTGCCGCATCTGGACCCCGCGCCGGTGGAGAAGCTACTGCGAGAGGTACTCCGGACCGGCACACCCATCGTGGATATGTACATGGCGGTAGAGACACCGGCGACCCCCCATGAGGAACGCACCTACTCGGTGTCGTTCAACCGCCTGGTGGGACCGCACGGGCGGATCCTCGGCGTGGCGTGCTCCGTCGTGGACGTCACCGAGCGCCACCGCGCTTCGAAGGAGGCGGAGCGCAGTCGGCGGAGGCTCGCGCTGATCGCGGACGCGTCGGCGCGGGTGGGCACGACGCTGGAGGTGGAGCGGACCGCGCGGGAGCTGGTCGACGTCACCGTGCCCGAGCTCGCGGACGTGGCCGCGGTGGACGTGCTGGACTCCGTCCTGTCCCTGCGCCGTCCCGGCGCCCCGGACCGGGGTCCGGAGCTGTTCCGGGCTCTGGCGATCAAGACCGAGGGGCCCTCGGAGGCGGCGGAGGCCGCCGACCCGACCGGCCGCCCCGCCATGTACGGCGAGGACCGGCTGGTCACGGAATGCGTGCACACCGGCCGTCCGGTCTCCGTGCCGCACGTCGGGCCCGAGGACCTGCTCCGGATCGCGCGCAACCCGGAGGCGGCCGAGCATCTGCGGCGCGCAGGCGTGCACTCGTATCTCGCGGTGCCGCTCATCGCCCGCGGCGAGGTGCTGGGCGCGCTCACCCTCGCGCGGACGAACGACCCTCTGCCGTTCGACGAGGACGACGTACTGCTGGCCGGCGAGCTGGCGGCGCGCGCGGCGGTCAGCATCGACAACGCTCGCTGGTACCAGAGCGTGCGCAACTCCGCCGTGACGCTGCAGCGCAGCCTGCTGCCCGGACAGCCGGCACACGCCCCCGGCCTCGAGGTCGCAGCCCGCTACGTGCCCGCGCACGCCTCCAGCGAGGTGGGCGGCGACTGGTACGACGTCATCCCGCTGTCCGGCGACAAGACCGCGCTGGTCGTGGGCGACGTCATGGGCAGCGGCATCGACGCGGCGGCGACGATGGGCCGGCTGCGGACCGCGACCTGCGCGTTCGCGGATCTCGACCTCGATCCGGCGGAGGTGCTCCGGCACCTGGACCGGATCACGGAGGGCCTGGAGCACTACATCGCGACCTGTCTGTACGCGGTCTACGACCCGCGGCGCGGCGAGTGCCGGATGGCCAACGCCGGCCATCTGCCGCCCGTGCTGGTGCACGCGGGGCCCCGCCCCGCCGAACTCGTCGATCTGCCGAGCGGGGTGCCGCTGGGCGTGGGCGGGGTGTCCTTCGAGACGACCCGGGTGCCGTTCGGGGTCGGGGACCGGCTGGTGCTGTACACCGACGGGCTGGTCGAGACCCGGCACGATCCCCTCGACGAGCGGCTCGCGGCCCTGGTGGCCCTGCTGGAGGTGAACGGGCGCTCGCTGGAGGAGACCTGCGACCGGCTGCTCGACGCGATGCGGAACCCGGGGGACCCGGACGACGTCGCCCTGCTCGTCGCCCGGAGCCGTCCGCCGGGAGGTGGGGCCGGGTGA
- a CDS encoding anti-sigma factor antagonist, which translates to MTIEWRYTTHPGLGVLSLAGHLGPDAVGRFTGAVGWALARGSGPVILDLTELRGWTVRGQLAVAEAARRLAAEGRPLELAAIPADGSLVPDAGGPPMTVHCDLTSALAAHQGCGGEQREWRSDDWPE; encoded by the coding sequence GTGACCATCGAATGGCGCTACACCACGCACCCCGGCCTGGGGGTGCTCTCCCTCGCCGGTCACCTCGGCCCGGACGCCGTCGGCCGCTTCACGGGGGCCGTCGGCTGGGCGCTGGCCCGGGGGAGCGGGCCGGTGATCCTGGACCTGACCGAGCTGCGGGGCTGGACCGTCCGCGGTCAGCTCGCGGTGGCGGAGGCTGCGCGGCGTCTCGCCGCCGAGGGGCGCCCGCTGGAACTCGCGGCGATACCGGCCGACGGCTCGCTCGTCCCCGACGCCGGGGGTCCGCCGATGACCGTGCACTGCGACCTGACCAGCGCGCTGGCCGCGCACCAGGGCTGCGGAGGCGAGCAGCGGGAATGGCGCAGCGACGACTGGCCGGAGTGA
- a CDS encoding DUF6126 family protein codes for MERWKERGVMLRVFVYVFATHAFAGFVWLLFYVGQNAQK; via the coding sequence ATGGAGCGGTGGAAGGAGCGCGGCGTGATGCTGCGCGTCTTCGTGTACGTGTTCGCCACCCACGCCTTCGCCGGGTTCGTGTGGCTGCTGTTCTACGTGGGGCAGAACGCCCAGAAGTAG
- a CDS encoding metalloregulator ArsR/SmtB family transcription factor: MKALPVPLYQAKAEFFRMLGHPVRIRVLELLQDGPLPVRELLTAIEIEPSNLSQQLAVLRRSGIVTATRESSTVVYELAGGDVAELLGAARRILSELLAGQQELLAELREADAGSTR, encoded by the coding sequence GTGAAGGCGCTTCCCGTACCGCTCTACCAGGCCAAGGCGGAGTTCTTCCGGATGCTCGGACACCCGGTGCGCATCCGCGTCCTCGAACTGCTGCAGGACGGGCCGCTGCCGGTCCGCGAGCTGCTCACGGCGATCGAGATCGAGCCGTCGAACCTCTCGCAGCAGCTCGCCGTCCTGCGCCGCTCGGGCATCGTCACCGCGACCCGCGAGAGTTCCACGGTGGTGTACGAGCTGGCCGGCGGCGACGTCGCGGAGCTGCTGGGCGCCGCGCGGCGGATCCTGTCCGAGCTGCTCGCGGGGCAGCAGGAGCTCCTGGCCGAGCTGCGCGAGGCGGACGCCGGTTCGACGCGCTGA
- a CDS encoding translation initiation factor IF-2: MRRLLLLAPLLLFTVGCGVVQSSEGEATDEAREVARKAGERLYGQRPRTAEEVGRSASGIDGVEVLGLTGTSTHDGDGIEVVVRTTGSAYNDWLDVEEVVVRRCFSVRVSPKSEWRQEPRDVDCPDGPPMAFAAPPEPPELPYERLRAKLPEVPAGGTVDEAEVRRTLAALDLDPAIRTEVKAEGGRVGVLLSVQGNGFDAQDCLLARVSPGATEVWVPTRIQRMPGEGGCGIANALTPQPPPH; encoded by the coding sequence ATGCGCCGACTGCTGCTGCTCGCCCCGCTGTTGCTGTTCACCGTCGGCTGCGGGGTGGTGCAGTCCTCCGAGGGCGAGGCGACGGACGAGGCACGGGAGGTCGCCAGGAAGGCGGGCGAGCGGCTGTACGGCCAGCGTCCGCGTACGGCGGAGGAGGTCGGGCGTTCCGCTTCCGGGATCGACGGGGTGGAGGTACTGGGCCTGACGGGTACCTCGACGCACGACGGGGACGGCATCGAGGTGGTCGTCCGCACGACCGGCTCCGCGTACAACGACTGGCTCGACGTGGAGGAGGTCGTCGTGCGGCGCTGTTTTTCGGTGCGGGTGTCGCCCAAGTCGGAGTGGCGTCAGGAACCCCGTGACGTGGACTGCCCGGACGGACCTCCGATGGCCTTCGCCGCGCCACCCGAACCGCCCGAGCTGCCGTACGAGCGGCTCCGCGCGAAACTTCCCGAGGTGCCGGCGGGGGGCACGGTGGACGAGGCCGAGGTGCGCCGTACGCTCGCCGCCCTGGACCTGGATCCGGCGATACGTACCGAGGTGAAGGCGGAGGGCGGCCGGGTCGGCGTGCTGCTGTCGGTGCAGGGCAACGGCTTCGACGCGCAGGACTGCCTTCTCGCCCGCGTGAGCCCCGGTGCCACCGAGGTGTGGGTGCCGACCCGGATCCAGCGGATGCCCGGAGAAGGTGGCTGCGGCATCGCCAACGCCCTGACCCCGCAACCGCCACCGCACTGA
- a CDS encoding NAD(P)-binding domain-containing protein, which translates to MRHIGIIGVGEIGRAIVTGLRDGGDAAPEVFLSPRGARASAELAERHVGVRVCAGNQEVVDRSEVVVIAVRRDDRHDALAGLRVAGDKVVVNVMAGVANDDLRRTLATEAPIVRAVPLPAVRERRSVTVTWPSHPATDALFEHLGGVLPVADEQAFDVFSALTGTLTTHYAYLATLTAWATRHGVPAEDAERYVRGLFQGVGRSLSDETRALRQLAADHETPRGSNERIRTTWFDPANSEALTAALDALLVDLGADRAADDGGRSPMAERG; encoded by the coding sequence GTGCGGCACATCGGGATCATCGGCGTCGGCGAGATCGGCCGGGCCATCGTGACGGGCCTCCGCGACGGGGGCGACGCGGCGCCGGAGGTGTTCCTCTCGCCCCGGGGAGCCCGTGCGTCCGCCGAGCTGGCCGAGCGTCACGTGGGCGTGCGGGTGTGCGCCGGCAACCAGGAAGTGGTGGACCGCTCCGAGGTGGTGGTCATCGCCGTCCGCAGGGACGACCGGCACGACGCGCTGGCCGGCCTGCGGGTGGCCGGCGACAAGGTGGTGGTCAACGTGATGGCCGGGGTCGCCAACGACGACCTGCGCCGGACCCTCGCCACCGAGGCGCCCATCGTCCGGGCCGTACCGCTGCCCGCCGTGCGCGAACGGCGCTCTGTCACCGTGACATGGCCGTCCCACCCGGCGACGGACGCCCTCTTCGAGCACCTGGGCGGCGTGCTCCCGGTCGCCGACGAGCAGGCGTTCGACGTCTTCTCCGCCCTGACCGGGACGCTGACCACCCACTACGCGTACCTCGCCACGCTCACCGCCTGGGCCACCCGGCACGGCGTTCCCGCAGAGGACGCGGAGCGTTACGTGCGCGGTCTCTTCCAGGGGGTCGGCCGCTCCCTGAGTGACGAGACCCGTGCCCTGCGGCAGCTCGCCGCCGACCACGAGACCCCCAGGGGCAGCAACGAACGCATCCGCACGACCTGGTTCGACCCGGCCAACTCCGAGGCCCTGACTGCCGCGTTGGACGCGTTGCTCGTCGACCTCGGAGCCGACCGCGCGGCCGACGACGGGGGACGATCGCCGATGGCGGAGCGGGGCTAG
- a CDS encoding DUF4232 domain-containing protein has protein sequence MTGIPARPALFLVALSVLTSACGLSAELDREADPARTASRARPAASPPAADVPPTPPFEIPDSLCPTTGLRASTSMVTAAMGLRAMTVTLTNCGRADRRLEGYPDVRVRGADRKPMPVTVLKGPGPITTLEDPGPHPVPLKPGESAYSVFVWRYSAVDAATLDGSGVYVEIAPAAGVPRQTVEPDGGLDIGDTGLLGTTAWQKTAD, from the coding sequence ATGACCGGCATACCCGCTCGGCCCGCCCTGTTCCTGGTGGCCCTCAGCGTCCTGACGTCCGCGTGCGGGCTCTCGGCCGAACTCGACCGCGAGGCCGACCCGGCACGCACGGCCTCCCGGGCGCGCCCCGCCGCATCGCCGCCCGCAGCCGACGTCCCGCCCACGCCGCCGTTCGAGATACCCGATTCCCTTTGTCCCACCACGGGGCTGCGGGCGTCGACGAGCATGGTGACCGCGGCGATGGGGCTGCGCGCCATGACGGTGACGCTGACGAACTGCGGCCGGGCGGACCGGCGGCTCGAAGGGTATCCGGACGTCCGCGTGCGGGGCGCCGACCGCAAGCCCATGCCCGTCACCGTCCTGAAGGGGCCGGGGCCGATCACGACGCTCGAGGACCCCGGCCCGCACCCCGTGCCGCTGAAGCCCGGCGAGTCCGCGTACAGCGTCTTCGTCTGGCGCTACTCGGCCGTGGACGCGGCGACGCTCGACGGCAGCGGCGTGTACGTGGAGATCGCCCCGGCCGCGGGTGTCCCCCGGCAGACGGTGGAGCCGGACGGCGGCCTCGACATCGGCGACACGGGTCTCCTGGGGACGACGGCGTGGCAGAAGACGGCCGACTAG
- a CDS encoding helix-turn-helix transcriptional regulator has protein sequence MRADRLVAALMLLQTRGRMTAAELAGELEVSVATARRDLEAMAAAGIPVYPQPGRGGGWALVGGARTDLSGLTATEAQALFLLAGPAAAVSGEAKAALRKLVGALPRTFRADAEAAARATVLDPAPWGEQERPRPAFVDALQSAVVRRHRVRLGYADGRGKRTERLVDPWGLVDKDDVWYLVGGTERGRRTFRVDRIVAAEPTGEAAERPDDFALAAAWDEIVAEVEERRSGTWATVTVEARYVGVLRNRFGRHFRVDADAGGEEEGEEAGRVRVQVAAPTALDVARQLAGWGGLLDVLEPPAVREELARIGAELVRGYGDAAVR, from the coding sequence ATGCGTGCCGATCGTCTCGTCGCCGCTCTCATGCTGCTGCAGACCCGCGGCCGGATGACCGCGGCCGAGCTCGCGGGCGAGCTCGAGGTGTCCGTCGCCACCGCGCGGCGCGACCTGGAGGCGATGGCGGCCGCGGGCATCCCCGTGTACCCGCAGCCGGGTCGGGGCGGCGGCTGGGCGCTGGTCGGCGGGGCGCGTACGGACCTGAGCGGTCTGACCGCGACCGAGGCGCAGGCCCTGTTCCTCCTGGCGGGGCCGGCGGCGGCGGTCTCCGGCGAGGCCAAGGCCGCGCTGCGGAAGCTGGTGGGCGCGCTGCCGCGGACGTTCCGTGCCGACGCGGAGGCCGCGGCCCGCGCCACCGTTCTCGATCCGGCCCCCTGGGGCGAGCAGGAGCGGCCCCGGCCGGCGTTCGTCGACGCGCTCCAGTCGGCGGTGGTCCGGCGGCACCGCGTACGCCTCGGTTACGCCGACGGCCGGGGGAAGCGGACCGAGCGGCTGGTGGATCCGTGGGGACTCGTCGACAAGGACGACGTCTGGTACCTGGTCGGGGGGACGGAGCGGGGCCGGCGGACGTTCCGGGTGGACCGCATCGTCGCGGCCGAGCCGACCGGCGAAGCGGCCGAGCGGCCGGACGACTTCGCACTGGCCGCCGCGTGGGACGAGATCGTCGCAGAGGTGGAGGAACGCCGGTCGGGCACGTGGGCGACGGTGACGGTCGAGGCGCGGTACGTGGGCGTCCTGCGGAACCGGTTCGGTCGGCACTTCCGGGTGGACGCCGACGCGGGCGGCGAGGAGGAGGGCGAGGAAGCGGGCCGGGTCAGGGTCCAGGTCGCGGCGCCGACGGCGCTGGACGTAGCACGGCAGCTCGCGGGCTGGGGCGGGCTCCTCGACGTGCTGGAACCTCCCGCCGTGCGCGAGGAGTTGGCGCGGATCGGCGCGGAACTGGTGCGGGGGTACGGCGACGCCGCCGTGCGATGA
- a CDS encoding VOC family protein, producing MLRGPATVNIWADDVEAAKDWYAEVLDVQPYFERPGNGAPAAYYEFRIGDRQTELGIIDRRFAPPTAATSPGGAVLHWHVDDVSAALERLLALGATPYMPLTEYGPGFVTASVTDPFGNVLGIMYNKHYLEILGDE from the coding sequence ATGCTGCGAGGACCCGCCACCGTCAACATCTGGGCCGACGACGTCGAGGCCGCCAAGGACTGGTACGCCGAAGTGCTGGACGTCCAGCCCTACTTCGAGCGCCCCGGCAACGGCGCCCCGGCCGCGTACTACGAGTTCAGGATCGGCGACCGGCAGACCGAACTCGGCATCATCGATCGCCGCTTCGCCCCGCCCACCGCGGCGACGAGCCCCGGGGGAGCGGTCCTCCACTGGCACGTCGACGACGTGTCGGCCGCCCTGGAGCGCCTGCTGGCGCTCGGCGCGACTCCGTACATGCCGCTCACCGAGTACGGCCCCGGCTTCGTCACGGCCTCAGTGACCGACCCGTTCGGCAACGTCCTCGGCATCATGTACAACAAGCACTACCTGGAGATCCTGGGCGACGAGTGA